In a genomic window of Callithrix jacchus isolate 240 chromosome 22, calJac240_pri, whole genome shotgun sequence:
- the CIMAP1D gene encoding protein CIMAP1D isoform X2, with product MQARGQACTSCRPPWASSSTTAPGWPALPIRSSGGPVRVFGLLPAAPPQDTSPGPIYFLDPKVTRFGRSCTPAYSMQGRSKSQGLEVTPGPGTYSPEKVPPMRHRTPPAFTLGCRLHPKPLDTSAPAPNAYTMPRLWGSQIFIKPSSPSYTAAGRTPPARPPQDPAETPGPGQYDSPDPNAYRQRLPAFTMLGRPRAPRPPEETPGPGTHCPEQVTVNRARAPAYSMGIRHSPRARTMAATMPTRLAGLRLPGSCC from the exons ATGCAGGCTCGGGGCCAGGCTTGTACGTCCTGCCGTCCACCGTGGGCTTCATCAAGCACGACTGCACCAGGGTGGCCGGCCCTGCCTATTCGCTCGTCCGGAGGCCCAGTGAGG GTCTTTGGGCTCCTCCCCGCAGCACCACCTCAGGACACCAGCCCGGGACCCATCTACTTCTTGGACCCCAAAGTCACACGCTTTGGACGCAGCTGCACCCCTGCCTACTCCATGCAGGGCCGCAGCAAGTCTCAGG GTCTGGAGGTGACGCCAGGCCCGGGGACCTACAGCCCAGAGAAGGTGCCCCCCATGCGCCATCGGACACCCCCAGCTTTTACCCTGGGCTGCCGCCTCCATCCGAAGCCCCTGGACACCTCGGCCCCTGCCCCTAATGCCTACACCATGCCCCGTCTGTGGGGCTCGCAGATCTTCATCAAGCCCAGCAGCCCCAGCTACACGGCGGCGGGCCGCACACCCCCTGCCCGCCCCCCACAGGATCCCGCCGAGACACCAGGCCCGGGCCAGTACGACAGCCCCGACCCCAATGCCTACCGCCAGCGCCTGCCTGCCTTCACGATGCTGGGGCGGCCCCGGGCCCCGCGGCCCCCAGAGGAGACACCTGGCCCTGGCACCCACTGCCCAGAGCAGGTCACGGTGAACAGAGCCAGGGCGCCCGCATACTCCATGGGCATCCGCCACTCGCCCCGGGCGCGCACCAtggccgccaccatgcccacacgGCTGGCGGGGCTCAGGCTGCCTGGCAGCTGCTGCTAG
- the CIMAP1D gene encoding protein CIMAP1D isoform X3 has product MLVKVLSSRDPPASASESTEITAPPQDTSPGPIYFLDPKVTRFGRSCTPAYSMQGRSKSQGLEVTPGPGTYSPEKVPPMRHRTPPAFTLGCRLHPKPLDTSAPAPNAYTMPRLWGSQIFIKPSSPSYTAAGRTPPARPPQDPAETPGPGQYDSPDPNAYRQRLPAFTMLGRPRAPRPPEETPGPGTHCPEQVTVNRARAPAYSMGIRHSPRARTMAATMPTRLAGLRLPGSCC; this is encoded by the exons ATGCTGgtcaaagtcctgagctcaagggaccctcctgcctcagcctctgaaagcactgagattacag CACCACCTCAGGACACCAGCCCGGGACCCATCTACTTCTTGGACCCCAAAGTCACACGCTTTGGACGCAGCTGCACCCCTGCCTACTCCATGCAGGGCCGCAGCAAGTCTCAGG GTCTGGAGGTGACGCCAGGCCCGGGGACCTACAGCCCAGAGAAGGTGCCCCCCATGCGCCATCGGACACCCCCAGCTTTTACCCTGGGCTGCCGCCTCCATCCGAAGCCCCTGGACACCTCGGCCCCTGCCCCTAATGCCTACACCATGCCCCGTCTGTGGGGCTCGCAGATCTTCATCAAGCCCAGCAGCCCCAGCTACACGGCGGCGGGCCGCACACCCCCTGCCCGCCCCCCACAGGATCCCGCCGAGACACCAGGCCCGGGCCAGTACGACAGCCCCGACCCCAATGCCTACCGCCAGCGCCTGCCTGCCTTCACGATGCTGGGGCGGCCCCGGGCCCCGCGGCCCCCAGAGGAGACACCTGGCCCTGGCACCCACTGCCCAGAGCAGGTCACGGTGAACAGAGCCAGGGCGCCCGCATACTCCATGGGCATCCGCCACTCGCCCCGGGCGCGCACCAtggccgccaccatgcccacacgGCTGGCGGGGCTCAGGCTGCCTGGCAGCTGCTGCTAG
- the CIMAP1D gene encoding protein CIMAP1D isoform X1 — MQARGQACTSCRPPWASSSTTAPGWPALPIRSSGGPVRRWDLAVWPMLVKVLSSRDPPASASESTEITAPPQDTSPGPIYFLDPKVTRFGRSCTPAYSMQGRSKSQGLEVTPGPGTYSPEKVPPMRHRTPPAFTLGCRLHPKPLDTSAPAPNAYTMPRLWGSQIFIKPSSPSYTAAGRTPPARPPQDPAETPGPGQYDSPDPNAYRQRLPAFTMLGRPRAPRPPEETPGPGTHCPEQVTVNRARAPAYSMGIRHSPRARTMAATMPTRLAGLRLPGSCC, encoded by the exons ATGCAGGCTCGGGGCCAGGCTTGTACGTCCTGCCGTCCACCGTGGGCTTCATCAAGCACGACTGCACCAGGGTGGCCGGCCCTGCCTATTCGCTCGTCCGGAGGCCCAGTGAGG agatgggatctcgctgtGTGGCCCATGCTGgtcaaagtcctgagctcaagggaccctcctgcctcagcctctgaaagcactgagattacag CACCACCTCAGGACACCAGCCCGGGACCCATCTACTTCTTGGACCCCAAAGTCACACGCTTTGGACGCAGCTGCACCCCTGCCTACTCCATGCAGGGCCGCAGCAAGTCTCAGG GTCTGGAGGTGACGCCAGGCCCGGGGACCTACAGCCCAGAGAAGGTGCCCCCCATGCGCCATCGGACACCCCCAGCTTTTACCCTGGGCTGCCGCCTCCATCCGAAGCCCCTGGACACCTCGGCCCCTGCCCCTAATGCCTACACCATGCCCCGTCTGTGGGGCTCGCAGATCTTCATCAAGCCCAGCAGCCCCAGCTACACGGCGGCGGGCCGCACACCCCCTGCCCGCCCCCCACAGGATCCCGCCGAGACACCAGGCCCGGGCCAGTACGACAGCCCCGACCCCAATGCCTACCGCCAGCGCCTGCCTGCCTTCACGATGCTGGGGCGGCCCCGGGCCCCGCGGCCCCCAGAGGAGACACCTGGCCCTGGCACCCACTGCCCAGAGCAGGTCACGGTGAACAGAGCCAGGGCGCCCGCATACTCCATGGGCATCCGCCACTCGCCCCGGGCGCGCACCAtggccgccaccatgcccacacgGCTGGCGGGGCTCAGGCTGCCTGGCAGCTGCTGCTAG
- the CIMAP1D gene encoding protein CIMAP1D isoform X4, producing the protein MGTLSCDHAPRLGHCMTDSQIPKTGLRKSCGTATLENGSGPGLYVLPSTVGFIKHDCTRVAGPAYSLVRRPSEAPPQDTSPGPIYFLDPKVTRFGRSCTPAYSMQGRSKSQGLEVTPGPGTYSPEKVPPMRHRTPPAFTLGCRLHPKPLDTSAPAPNAYTMPRLWGSQIFIKPSSPSYTAAGRTPPARPPQDPAETPGPGQYDSPDPNAYRQRLPAFTMLGRPRAPRPPEETPGPGTHCPEQVTVNRARAPAYSMGIRHSPRARTMAATMPTRLAGLRLPGSCC; encoded by the exons ATGGGGACCCTCAGCTGCGACCACGCCCCACGGCTGGGCCACTGCATGACGGATAGCCAGATTCCGAAGACCGGCCTGAGGAAGTCCTGTGGGACGGCCACCCTGGAGAATG GCTCGGGGCCAGGCTTGTACGTCCTGCCGTCCACCGTGGGCTTCATCAAGCACGACTGCACCAGGGTGGCCGGCCCTGCCTATTCGCTCGTCCGGAGGCCCAGTGAGG CACCACCTCAGGACACCAGCCCGGGACCCATCTACTTCTTGGACCCCAAAGTCACACGCTTTGGACGCAGCTGCACCCCTGCCTACTCCATGCAGGGCCGCAGCAAGTCTCAGG GTCTGGAGGTGACGCCAGGCCCGGGGACCTACAGCCCAGAGAAGGTGCCCCCCATGCGCCATCGGACACCCCCAGCTTTTACCCTGGGCTGCCGCCTCCATCCGAAGCCCCTGGACACCTCGGCCCCTGCCCCTAATGCCTACACCATGCCCCGTCTGTGGGGCTCGCAGATCTTCATCAAGCCCAGCAGCCCCAGCTACACGGCGGCGGGCCGCACACCCCCTGCCCGCCCCCCACAGGATCCCGCCGAGACACCAGGCCCGGGCCAGTACGACAGCCCCGACCCCAATGCCTACCGCCAGCGCCTGCCTGCCTTCACGATGCTGGGGCGGCCCCGGGCCCCGCGGCCCCCAGAGGAGACACCTGGCCCTGGCACCCACTGCCCAGAGCAGGTCACGGTGAACAGAGCCAGGGCGCCCGCATACTCCATGGGCATCCGCCACTCGCCCCGGGCGCGCACCAtggccgccaccatgcccacacgGCTGGCGGGGCTCAGGCTGCCTGGCAGCTGCTGCTAG